From a region of the Anomalospiza imberbis isolate Cuckoo-Finch-1a 21T00152 chromosome 3, ASM3175350v1, whole genome shotgun sequence genome:
- the B3GNT2 gene encoding N-acetyllactosaminide beta-1,3-N-acetylglucosaminyltransferase 2, translating to MSVGRRRLKLLGILMMVNIFIYVIVEVSKSGSQDKNAEGRVVIPRSKFWRKYTPHKAYWNKQQQKLELLYNPILSLLSNMTVEENLVSNLSALSSCDPDPLVHSEVSDFANLPDRFKDFLLYLRCRNYSLLMDQPNKCEQKPFLLLAIKSLIPHFDRRQAIRESWGKEIESGDVIVRRVFLLGQTPPEDHFPDLSHMIKFESDTHRDILLWNYRDTFFNLTLKEVLFLKWVSSSCANVQFIFKGDDDVFVNTNQILDYLKSLSKEKAKDLFIGDVIKDAGPHREKKLKYYIPESVYEGSYPPYAGGGGFLYSGDLALRLNNASDQVLLYPIDDVYTGMCLQKLGLAPEKHKGFKTFDIEEKYRNNICSYTNLMLVHSRKPQEMIKIWTRLQDPHLNC from the coding sequence ATGAGTGTTGGACGCAGAAGATTAAAGCTGCTGGGAATTCTGATGATggtaaacatttttatttatgtgaTTGTGGAAGTCTCGAAGAGCGGCAGCCAGGACAAGAATGCAGAAGGCCGTGTTGTTATACCACGTAGCAAATTCTGGAGGAAATACACTCCTCACAAAGCTTATTGGAACAAACAGCAACAGAAGCTTGAGCTGCTGTACAACCCTATTCTGTCCTTGCTTTCCAATATGACTGTGGAAGAGAACTTGGTTTCTAACCTGAGTGCCCTCAGTTCCTGTGACCCTGACCCCTTGGTGCACTCAGAGGTTAGTGACTTTGCAAACTTGCCAGACAGATTCAAAGACTTCCTCCTCTATCTGAGGTGTAGAAATTACTCCTTGCTAATGGATCAGCCAAACAAGTGTGAACAGAAacctttcctgctgctggctaTTAAGTCACTTATACCCCATTTTGATAGAAGACAAGCAATTAGGGAATCCTGGGGCAAGGAAATAGAATCAGGGGATGTGATAGTCAGAAGGGTCTTCTTACTTGGGCAGACCCCACCAGAGGATCATTTTCCTGACCTTTCACACATGATTAAATTTGAGAGTGACACCCACCGAGACATTCTCCTCTGGAACTACAGAGACACTTTCTTCAATCTGACTCTGAAAGAGGTGCTGTTTCTGAAGTGGGTCAGCAGTAGCTGCGCAAATGTCCAGTTTATTTTTAAGGGTGATGATGATGTTTTTGTGAATACCAATCAGATCCTGGATTACTTGAAAAGCTTATCAAAGGAAAAAGCCAAAGACTTATTTATAGGTGACGTGATCAAAGATGCTGGAcctcacagagagaaaaaattgaAGTACTACATCCCAGAAAGTGTTTATGAAGGTTCGTATCCCCCGTACGCAGGAGGCGGTGGCTTCCTGTACTCTGGTGATCTGGCACTAAGACTGAATAATGCATCTGACCAGGTTCTCCTCTACCCTATTGATGATGTTTATACTGGAATGTGCCTTCAGAAGCTTGGGCTTGCTCCAGAAAAACACAAAGGCTTCAAAACATTTGATATCgaagagaaatacagaaataacatCTGTTCCTACACAAACTTAATGTTAGTGCATAGTAGAAAACCTCAAGAAATGATTAAGATTTGGACACGCTTGCAAGACCCACACTTAAATTGTTAA